The Pseudanabaena sp. ABRG5-3 genome includes the window AATTGGCGTAGATTTCCTCAAAGATAAAACTGGCAATACCTATCCTAAGGGCGAAGTTGATCCCGAAGGAATTGCCTTAACAGGCGATCGCACGGTGCTAATTTCTAGTGAAGGGGTAACGAGCAAAGGCATTCCGCCATTTATCGATGAGTTTGATCTCTTGACAGGAAAATGGCTACGCAGTTTACCAATTCCTCAGCGCTATTTGTTCGAGCCAAAACCAGACCCAACCGAGAAACCAAATTTTCCTAAGAATAAAAAGCCAGAACCACAGGGAGTAAGAGATAATCTTGGCTTTGAAGCATTGACCGTAATTCGTGATTCCATTGGTGATCCCTATCGCGTATTTACAATTACTGAAAATACTCTCGCTCAGGATACTCAACCTGATGCAATCCAACCATCGGAAAGCCGATTTTTGCATTATCTAGTTGGCAATATCGCACCGCTAATTGTTGCTGAGCATCGCTATCTCGTCGAAGCGATGACTCCCCCTGTTACCCAAATCGGCGTAAATGATCTTGTCGCTCTTGATCGCGGTGGACATTTCCTCACCCTTGAGCGTTCCAACGGCACAGCAGGACTAAGTGCAAAAATCTGGCAAATTGCCACGGGTAGCGCCGATGATACTTCCTCAATTAAAAGCTTTCGCTCTAGCCCTAACGTGCGATCAATCCGCAAAAATCTAGTTCTAGACTTAGCAACCCTTGGGATTAAATTAGACAACTTAGAAGGAATGGCGATCGGACCCCGTTTAGCCGATGGTTCGCAAAGTCTGATTCTGGTAAGTGATGATAAT containing:
- a CDS encoding esterase-like activity of phytase family protein — protein: MAHFPAIAASDRTFLNVSLDFINEYKLPKQKFENTPVGGLSGLTYDRFENSFYAISDDRSEFAPARFYALKLKFSSEPEHPNLDNVEVIGVDFLKDKTGNTYPKGEVDPEGIALTGDRTVLISSEGVTSKGIPPFIDEFDLLTGKWLRSLPIPQRYLFEPKPDPTEKPNFPKNKKPEPQGVRDNLGFEALTVIRDSIGDPYRVFTITENTLAQDTQPDAIQPSESRFLHYLVGNIAPLIVAEHRYLVEAMTPPVTQIGVNDLVALDRGGHFLTLERSNGTAGLSAKIWQIATGSADDTSSIKSFRSSPNVRSIRKNLVLDLATLGIKLDNLEGMAIGPRLADGSQSLILVSDDNFSDRQFTQFLLFRLKRN